A DNA window from Brassica napus cultivar Da-Ae chromosome A4, Da-Ae, whole genome shotgun sequence contains the following coding sequences:
- the LOC106445544 gene encoding DNA-binding protein S1FA1-like, with the protein MDGEDFTRKAAAEARGLNPGLIVLLVIGGPLVVFLVANIVLYVHAQKNLPPKKKKPVSKKKLKRERLKQGVSVPGE; encoded by the exons ATGGACGGCGAAGATTTTACCAGAAAG GCGGCTGCTGAAGCCAGAGGATTGAACCCGGGACTAATCGTGCTGCTTGTTATCGGAGGTCCGCTTGTTGTGTTCCTTGTTGCCAACATCGTGCTCTACGTGCATGCACAGAAGAACCTAcctccaaagaagaagaagccagttTCTAAAAAGAAGCTCAAGCGGGAGAGGCTGAAGCAAGGAGTCTCGGTGCCTGGAGAATAA
- the LOC106445543 gene encoding L-type lectin-domain containing receptor kinase VIII.1: protein MSFLPSLFPVSLLLCFFCSLNEATTEFDFSTLAISNLKLLGDARLSNGIVSLTRDLSVPNSGAGKVLYANPIRFRQPGTHSPTSFSTFFSFSITNINPSSIGGGLAFVIAPDGNTIGAAGGSLGLAAPAGSKFVAVEFDTLMDVDFKDINSNHVGFDVNGVVSSVSGDLGTVDIDLKSGNTVNSWIEYDGLTRVFNVSVSYSNLKPKSPVLSFPLDLDRYVNDFMFVGFSGSTQGSTESHSIEWWSFRSSFGSGPGSGSGSGPSPPTANLVNPKANSVNSPPPIASQPSSSAVPVSSLSKTPPSSSCRNHLCKENRGAIAGVVTAGAFFLALFAGGLFWAYSRKFKRVERHDSFASEIIKAPKEFSYKELKAATRSFNESRSIGHGAFGVVYRGVLPETGDVVAVKRCSHSSQDKKNEFMSELSIIGSLRHRNLVRLQGWCHERGEILLVYDLMPNGSLDKALFESRFPLPWDHRKKILLGVASALAYLHRECENQVIHRDVKSSNIMLDENFNAKLGDFGLARQIEHDKSPEATVAAGTMGYLAPEYLLTGRATEKTDVFSYGAVVLEVVTGRRPIEKDLNAQRQNVGANPNLVEWVWGLYKEGKVTGAADSRLEGKFDEGEMWRVMVVGLACSHPDPEARPTMRSVVQMLIGEADVPVVPKSRPTMSFSTSHLLLSLQDTLSDCNTLALNSSRSSSWSVPEHNVMIRGDDDHMV, encoded by the coding sequence ATGTCGTTTCTCCCATCTCTCTTCCCAGTTTCACTATTGCTCTGCTTCTTCTGCTCTTTAAATGAAGCAACGACAGAGTTCGACTTCTCCACCCTCGCCATCAGCAACCTGAAGCTTCTCGGCGACGCTCGTCTCAGCAACGGAATCGTCAGCCTCACACGCGACCTCTCCGTTCCCAACTCCGGCGCCGGGAAAGTCTTGTACGCCAACCCAATCAGATTCCGACAACCCGGAACTCATTCTCCGACAAGTTTCTCCACCTTTTTCTCCTTCTCCATCACAAACATCAACCCTTCTTCAATCGGCGGCGGTCTCGCCTTCGTTATCGCCCCAGACGGAAACACAATCGGCGCCGCCGGTGGCTCGCTAGGTCTCGCCGCCCCCGCCGGGTCCAAATTCGTCGCTGTGGAGTTCGACACGTTGATGGACGTCGACTTTAAGGATATTAACAGCAACCACGTCGGATTCGATGTAAACGGCGTCGTTTCGTCTGTTTCTGGGGATCTCGGCACTGTAGACATTGATTTAAAAAGCGGCAACACCGTTAATTCGTGGATCGAGTACGACGGGTTGACTCGGGTCTTCAACGTATCGGTCTCTTACTCGAATCTGAAACCAAAATCTCCTGTTTTGTCTTTCCCTCTCGATCTTGACCGTTACGTTAACGACTTCATGTTCGTTGGTTTCTCCGGGTCTACTCAGGGAAGCACTGAGAGCCACAGCATCGAGTGGTGGAGCTTCAGGTCATCCTTCGGGTCGGGTCCCGggtccggatccggatccggaccCTCTCCTCCCACTGCTAATTTAGTGAATCCGAAAGCTAATTCGGTTAACTCTCCGCCGCCGATTGCCTCGCAACCGTCTTCCTCCGCCGTTCCGGTCAGCTCTCTATCGAAAACTCCGCCGTCGTCGTCTTGCCGCAACCACTTGTGCAAAGAGAACCGTGGAGCAATCGCCGGAGTGGTAACCGCCGGAGCTTTCTTCTTAGCGCTATTCGCCGGCGGTTTGTTCTGGGCCTACTCGAGGAAGTTCAAACGCGTGGAGAGGCATGACTCCTTCGCGTCGGAGATCATCAAAGCTCCTAAAGAGTTCAGCTACAAGGAGCTCAAAGCCGCTACGAGGAGCTTCAACGAGAGTCGAAGCATCGGACACGGCGCCTTCGGGGTCGTCTACAGAGGCGTTCTCCCCGAGACGGGAGACGTCGTCGCTGTGAAACGGTGTAGCCACAGCTCGCAAGACAAGAAGAACGAGTTCATGTCGGAGCTATCCATCATCGGAAGCCTCAGACATAGAAACCTTGTCCGGTTACAAGGATGGTGCCACGAGAGAGGTGAGATTCTGTTGGTGTATGATCTTATGCCTAACGGTTCGCTTGATAAGGCTTTGTTTGAGTCACGGTTCCCGTTGCCGTGGGATCACCGGAAGAAGATCTTGCTTGGAGTTGCGTCGGCTCTTGCTTATCTACATAGGGAGTGTGAGAATCAGGTGATACACAGAGACGTGAAGAGCAGTAACATAATGCTAGACGAGAACTTCAACGCCAAGCTAGGAGATTTCGGGTTAGCTAGACAAATCGAACACGATAAATCGCCGGAAGCGACGGTCGCCGCCGGGACGATGGGGTACTTAGCGCCGGAGTATCTTTTAACGGGTCGCGCCACGGAGAAGACAGACGTTTTCAGCTATGGAGCGGTGGTTCTTGAAGTGGTTACGGGAAGGAGACCGATCGAGAAGGACTTGAATGCGCAGAGACAAAACGTTGGGGCGAATCCGAATTTGGTAGAATGGGTGTGGGGTTTGTATAAAGAAGGGAAAGTTACGGGTGCGGCGGATTCGAGGCTTGAAGGTAAGTTCGATGAAGGGGAGATGTGGCGGGTTATGGTGGTGGGCTTAGCTTGTTCTCATCCGGATCCAGAGGCTCGGCCCACTATGAGGTCAGTGGTGCAAATGCTGATTGGTGAGGCTGATGTACCGGTTGTGCCTAAGTCGAGACCGACTATGAGTTTTAGCACTTCGCATTTGTTGCTGAGTTTGCAAGATACTTTATCTGATTGCAATACTTTGGCGTTGAATTCTAGTAGGTCTTCGTCCTGGTCTGTGCCGGAACATAATGTTATGATTAGAGGTGACGATGACCATATGGTATAG